The DNA segment GTATTCCTTCAAGGAACAAGATACTCCATCCGGTTGCCCGGCAGCATATCTGCCCTTTCAGAGATCGTCGATCAGTGGGAAGCACCGGGGCGCGTCGCGTCGTCGACAAGCGGGGTTATATGGGAGGGCTATTCTGGCGTCAACACCCATATGAAAGAAACATGACATTTCTTTCCGACGCGATGGAACCAATGTGCATAAGTCGATTCAGGTGTCAGGTTTTCCCGGCGTCTCCAGCACATTAGACCTTCTGGCGCGTGCTGCCTTCGCCGCTTCGCTAGATCGCGCGCTCATGTGACAGGCCTGTCCGCTTTCGGGGCGGAGCCTGCAATAGGGGCCGGCCTTCCGGTATCCCGGCCGAGTGCGGGCTCTTGAACCAGTGAAAGGGCCGGCGAACGAATTCTCGCATGGCGCGCAGCGTGGCAAACGCGATCAGCAACCAGTATGCCGGAAGCAGTACCTGCCATAACCACAGGTGCCTCTGTCCGGTACGATGAAGTCCGACAAGGTTGGTCGCGACGGCACAGGCATGGCCGGTCACCAAAACGAACAGGCAGGCGATCGGCCAGAGCTCCGCCATGGGCAAGGCGGCTTCACCACGAAGCAGATGAACGAAAAGGACCAAAAGGAAGCCGGCATGCAGGAGCGGCGCAAGTATCATGCCGAGAAGCACGACCTGGAACATGGCCCAGCCGCGCAAGCCAAGGTCGCGAACGAGCGCGCCGGAGTGGCGGTTATGGACTGCGTAGGTCTGCATCCATCCCTTCATCCAGCGCGTCCGCTGTCCGAGCCAGGGAGAAAAGGTGGTCGGCGCAGTCTCATAAGTGGCCGACACACTCGTGCCGCAACGCAAGCCCCGACGAGCCAGGCGCACGCCGAGATCGGCGTCTTCGGTAACGTTGAAGGCGTCCCACCCGCCGAGCTCTCGCAGTACGTCGGTGCGAAAATGGTTGGACGTGCCACCAAGTGGCATGACGAATCCCCAGCGGGCCAAGGCCGGCAAAAGCACGGCGAACAATCCGGCATACTCGCCCGCAAAGAGTGATGGCAGGGCGATGGCGCCGCCGTTGTCGATGACGAGACGCGCCTGGATACAGGCAAGATCTGGATCGCGGCGGAACTGGTCGATGACCCGCCGCAATTGGTCTGGCTCCGGTCGGTCCTCGGCGTCGTAGACCACAAGAAACTCGCCGCGACAGAGCGGCAGGGCAAAAGCGAGTGCCTTGGGTTTGGTCCGCGGGGCGGCATCGGGCACGACGACGAGAGAAAAACGGGCGTCGACCAGATGCCGTTTGACGGCGGCGATGGTCGAGGCGGAAACGGCCTCGACAACGAACATCACCTCCAGTTTTTCCGGCGGGTAGTCAATTTTCGCGAGAGCGGCATGAAGCTGCCCCACCATCGACGCCTCATCGCGCAGCGGCACCAGAACCGAGTAAATGGGCAGGTCAGAGTCATCCGTAGGCGGCACGACCGGGGCTAGTTCCGGGTCTGGCGGGCTGCACAGCGCTGCAAGGCGCAGCAGGGCCGGAACCACAACAAGCGCCAACCAGATCGGTGCAAACCATTCCCACCCCCAAAGCGGTGCAACAAGGAGCAGCCCGGTCACGGCCATCAGCATTATGGCAAACGTCCACCGCGCCCACCGGGTAAGGTCCAGTTGCGCAGCAGCGCGTGGCCAACGCCGCGCCATGGTCTGCCGCGCCCCATCAAGGAGGGCCTGCCCCGCTTGATCGACGATAAATGTCCTGAAAGCGGTGGCAGGAACCAGGCACAGGATACGGGAGAGATGCGGGCGACTAGCCTGGGCGGCCCGGAGACGAAGAACGCCATAGAAGTCGGGAGCGGCGAAAAGGACGTCCCGTCCCGGAAGACGAGTTCGATAGATCCGGACTTCGGCAAGGCTTTCGAGGCGCGCCGGAGCAAGGTCGAGGCGATCGATCCTCGGCACAGCGTCCAGGAAGCTCAATCCGGCCCAATCGGCGACACGCCGCATGATCTCGGCATCGCTGACGCCAAGATGGACAGCGCACCAATGGAGAGGATCGACCTGCGCGGCAAAGGCCTGATCAAGCGCGTAGTAGGCGTCCTGAGGGGTAGACCCGGGGGCCAGCAATGCCTGCATCAGGCTGGTGGCCGCGGACATGGCCTGGTCACATCCTCAAAGGGGCGCCAGGAGCCGAACCGCCGACCGATCCGGAACAATCGGCCGACCGAGCTTCTTGACCGACCATATGCTGCGCTTCAGCCAAGGCATGTTCAAGAACGCGAATTCTTGCCGCAATTGCAGACCCCGCCTTACCCATGTCCGGCGCCCCGACGGGCGTGATCCGTCAGACGGAGGCGGTACCTCACGCGAACCTGTGGCCAGGAAAAACAAAGGTGATGAAGCTCCGGCCCCAACGCGGAGCGCATTTCATCACCGGGCATAAAAGGGCTGCAGACTCGGGCGTGCACCGCCATCCTTCGCGTCGACCACGTCGCCCTTGAAAGCGAGTCCGGTCGGCCCCTATCGAGGGATGAGCGGGGAAATCTCCTAGCACTAACCCGTTGAAGACAGTCTGCAGCAAGTTCGGTCGATCCAATGGTGTGGGGCGCGCTCCATCCACCTGCACCATTGAAGTCAGTCAAGACAAGGCTGGTCGCGCGGCCGTTAAAGGGATCGTGTCCATTGCCCCCACCAGCACGAGCGAGCGCCTTGGTGCCCCAAGCGACAATTCCTGGTCGCAACCCGAAACCTTGCCCGAGCAGTTCTCTGCTCTGCTGGCGCCCAGGATGGCGGACCATGTGCATTGTCATCGCGTTGCCCCTACGCGAACGAATTCAATATTCATGATTAAGGCACGCCGCGCGGATGGTGTGGAATTGGTAAAAATCCCAATAATTCGGATAATATTCGGTATCAGAGCGTAATCAGCTTGTGCCGTATCGCCTCGACGACCGTATGCAGCCGATTATTCGTACCCATGCGCTTCTGAGCATTCTCGCAGTGCTGATTGACGGTGCGGGCCGTGAGGCCGGTTATGTCGGCGATCTCGGACGCGGTCTTGCCCGCGGCGGCCCATTTGAGGATCTCAGCCTCGCGCGCGGTGATGATCCTGCGGGCGTTCGGGCAGTCCACGTGGCTATTGAGGTATCGAAGGCGTCCATGCGCGTAGAGTGCGAGCATGTGGAGTTCAAGCCGTGCTTTTTCATCCAGGTGACTGGTCTGCCCGGCAAGCGACACAACACCCTGCATGCCGCCCTCCATATGCACCGGAATACATAGGCCCTCGTCCATGCCGAAGTCGCGCGCTTCCTGCATCACCCGCCGTGCCGAGCCGTCGTTCTCCCGGTCATAGGGCGCATCTGACCAGTCAAACGGAAGCGCCGTTGAAAAGCAGTGACGCGCGACGGGATCGAGATGGACATATCCCTGATCGGTATAGCGCCTGTACCACTCGTCCTCCCATCCGGACAAAAGGACGAACGGGCGAACGTCGACGCCTGAATCCGGGAGGCCCGATATAATGAACCGCTCGAAACCGTAGTTTCCAATGGTCTTGAAGATTATCCGCAGAATAACTTCGGGATCCGATTGTTTTTGAATAGCCTCGATTGTTGACATGATATCGGCATTCATCCGGAGCCCCTATTTCCGCTTGAACACCTCTGGAGATTGCCGCTGTTTGCTCCCAAAAACAAGACGAACGAAACCGGCACCCACGTGCGGGATGCCGGCGTTCGTCCATGATTATTTTGCGATCATTGAAATTGGTGCGGATTGAACCGGTACGCTGTCGAGCAGAACTCGCAAACGACTTCGATTTCGCCTTCGACAGCCATCTCTTCACGCTCCTCCTCGGAGAAGCTGTTCGCAAGCATGTCTTCGATGCGATCCGCCGAGCAGGTGCAGCGCTCGACGAGATCCTGCGGGGGAAATACGCGCACGCCGGTCTCATGATAAAGTCTGAACAACAGGCGCTCGGGCGACAAATCAGGGTCAGTCAGTTCAAGATCGCCAACCGTCCCCAACAGCGCCTTTGCTTCAGCCCAACCGTCGGCCTCGACAAAGTCGGGGTCTGCGGAGTCGGGGTTGTCAAAGTTGCCATCACCGGGCAGGTCGGCCATCACCGACATGCCGTTTTCCGGCAGGTGCTGTACCAGCATTCCACCCGCCCGCCAGCGCGGACGATGGTCCCCGCGGGTCGTCATCTGTGCGACGGCGAGGCGCACCTGGGTCGGGATCTGCTCGGACTGCATGAAATAGGTGTGCGCCACTTCTTCGAGCGAATTGCCGTCGAGCGCTACGATCCCCTGATACCGCTCGGTATATGCGCCCTGATCGATGGTCATGGCCAGATGCCCCTTGCCGAGCAGGTCGGCCGGGCTGGTCGAGCCAGCCTCGGAGGCCTTGAGCAAGGCATCGTGGTCGTAGCGTGCGTAGCCCCTGACCCCGTCGGGGGCATCGAAATCGACGACAATCAGGTTCACCGGCCCATTGGTCTGGGTCTGCATGATGAAGCGCCCCTCGAACTTGAGAGACGAACCAATTAACGAGGCCAGCACGACGGCTTCGCCAAGCAGTCGGGCGACCGGCACGGGGTAGTCATGCCGGCTGAGGATCGTGTCGAGAGCGTCGCCCAGACGAACCACGCGACCACGCGTGTCGAGCTTTTCGAGGGTGAATGGCACCACCGCGTCGTCGCCGGTCTCGGGGCGATCGAGCCCCAGGCTGGAGAGCAGGCTTTCGGTCATGGTCGTTTCCGTCGTCATTCGCTTTCACTTTCCTGAGGCTACGCTCTCAGGGTCGATAGCGCCACCTCTACAGCACAAACCCACCCATGCCGCCTTCGCGAGGCTGGCAGGGTGGGTCATCGATGCAGCTTGGAGCAGCTAGTTCGTTTCGACCCCGAAGGCCCAGCACAAAACGGCTTTTTGGGCATGGAGGCGGTTTTCGGCCTCATCAAACACTACCGACTGGGGACCGTCGATCACTTCGTCGGTCACCTCGTCGCCGCGATGGGCGGGCAGGCAGTGCATGAACAGGGCGTCCTTGTTCGCCAAGGACATCAAGTTGGTGTTGACCTGGTAAGGTTTCAAGACCCGGCGACGCTCGGCGGCATCCACGTCGCCCATCGACACCCACGTGTCGGTGATCACAAGGTCGGCGCCTTCCACGGCTTCGCGTGGGTCCTCGATCAACTTTGCATATTTGCCGGCCCGCGTGATGTCCTGCATCAGGTCCTTTTCGGGGCTATATTCATCCGGAACGGCGATTGTGAGCTCGCATTCGAAGAGCTCGGCGGCGTTTACCCAGGAATGAAGCACGTTGTTGCTGTCGCCCACCCAGGCAATCTTGGCGCCTCTGATATCGCCGCGATGCTCTTCGAACGTCATGAGGTCGGCCATGATCTGGCAGGGGTGAGCGCGCCGGGTCAGGCCGTTGATGACGGGCACGGTCGCCGCCTCGGCAAGCTCGAGCAGATCGGCATGGCTGAGGATGCGGATCATGATGGCGTCCACATAGCGGCTCATGACCTTAGCCGTATCGGCCAGCGTTTCCTCGCGAGACAGCTGCATTTCCTGACCCGAGAGCATCAAGGTCTGGCCGCCCAGCTGACGCATGCCCACGTCGAACGACACACGAGTGCGTGTGGACTGACGCTCGAAAATCATCGCCAGCACCTTGTCCTTGAGGAGCTGGGGCCGGTCACCGTCCTTCAGGCGCGCCTTGAGCGCTGTGGCCTGATTGAGCATGCCGCGAAGTTCGGCATAGGAGAAATCGTCTATCGAGAGAAAATGGTTGAGGCTGCCGGTCGTCATGGCCGGGCTCCTTATATGACGCAATGAACAGATCGGGCGGCTGGGCCGCGGGTCGACGCTCCGCCTCAGAGAGGCGGAGGAAAGAGACCGCTTCGGCGCCGCCCGAAATGATAGAAGGTCAGCATGGGATCAGCCTGCGGCAGCCGTCGAGGCGGTTTCTGCTTCGATGGCATCGAAGGCTGCGCCGAGCTTTTCCATCGCCAGCTCGATGTCGGCCTCGGTCAGGATCAGCGGCGGCAGCAGGCGCAGGACGTTGTCACCGGCGCCAATGGTCAGCAACTGATGGTCATCGCGCAGCCGCGATACGAAATCGCGCACGGGCGGAGAAATCTTGATGCCGGCGAGAAGACCCTTGCCGCGCAGCTCCAACACGTAATCAGGGTACTTCTGAGCCAGTTGCTGGAGATGCCAGGCGAGGCGCTGGCCCATCTGGGCGACATTGTCGAGAAATCCCGGAGCCAGGATGCGATCGAGAACAGCATTGCCCATGGCGCAGCCGAGAGGATTGCCGCCATATGTAGAGCCATGGGTGCCAGGAACCATCGAAGCGGCTGCCGCCTCGGTGGCAAGGCAGGCGCCCAGCGGGAAGCCGCCGCCGATGGCCTTGGCCACCGCGACGATGTCTGGCGTTACCCCGGCCCATTCGAACGCGAAGAAACGCCCCGTGCGACCGAAACCGCATTGCACCTCATCAAAGATGAGCAACATGTCGTTCTCGTCGCAGATCTTGCGCAGGCCCTGCAGGAATTCTGTGCTCATGGCGGTTACCCCGCCCTCGCCCTGCACCGGCTCGATCAGGATGGCGCAGGTCTGGGGTCCGACGAGGGCCTTGACCGCTTCGAGGTCGCCTGGTGCCGTATGCTTGAAGCCCGGCATCGGCGGGCCGAAGCCTTCCAGATAGGACGGGTTGCCGCCTGCCGCGATGGTGCCCATGGTCCGGCCGTGGAACGATCCGGTGAAGGCGATGACCTCATAGCGATCGGGCTGGCCCTTGGCAAAGAAGTAATGGCGGGCCGTCTTGATGGCGCATTCGAGCGCCTCGGCACCGGAATTGGTGAAAAAGACCTTGTCGGCAAACGTGGAATCCACGAGCCGCTGGCCCAACCGTTCCTGCTCTGGAATGGTGAACACGTTCGAGGTGTGCCAGACCTTGTCGGCCGCTGCCTTGAGTGCGGCGACGAGGTGAGGGTCGCCATGTCCCAAGGCATTCACGGCGATGCCGGAATGAAAATCGAGATATTCTCGGCCCTGCTGGTCATACAGGCGCATGCCCTCGCCCCGCTCGAAAGCGAGATCGGACCGGGCATAAGTGCCGTAGAGCGCAGACATGGCAATTCCTCGTATTGGGGTATGGTTGAAACGAGCGTGGCAAAGCTGCCACAGAAATCAAAAACGCGCCCTCTCGGCCGCGCGTTTGGACCTCAGAATTAGGCGAAAAACACGCGGCAAGTCAACGAATAACGGGCCAAGTGCCTGATTTGACTCGCGGATCGTTAGGGCAATCTTAACCAATGAATAAACGGGGAAAAAACGCCCCGACTCTTGATCCTGATTCCTGCGATGTCGTAATCTCCGAGGCGTTGGGGGCACGACATCTCGTGCGGCGGACCCGCTCAACATACGATCTGTAGAGTCAAAAGGCTGCCATGCCGTTTTGGCAGCGCAATGAAGGATTCTGTTTTGTCGATGGTTTCAGGAGCGCAATCGATGGGCTGGACTGACGAGCGCGTCGAACTTTTGAAGAAACTCTGGATGGAAGGCCTCAGCGCCAGCCAGATTGCGGCTGAGCTGGGAGAAGGCGTGACGCGTAATGCCGTGATCGGCAAGGTGCACCGCCTCAAGCTGTCGGCCCGCGCCAAGCCGACCAATACCACGCCACGCGCCCGCCCCGCTGCCGCCCGGCCCGCCGCGCCGCGCCGCGTCACCGGCCAGACCTCGGGCGCGACGCCAATGAGCGCCAAGCCGCGGGTTTCGATGGCCCGGCCGCAGGTAATGGGCGCGACCGCCCTGGCCGCCGCACCAGAAATGGAGACCGAACTCTATGTCGCGCCGGCGGCCGCCGAGCTCTTCATCCCCGAAGACAAGCGCCTTAACCTGTTGCAACTCAACGAACATACCTGCAAGTGGCCGATCGGCGACCCGCTGACCAAGGACTTCTACTTCTGCGGCCAGCACAGCCTGGAGACTGGTCCCTATTGCGAATTCCACTCGCGCCGCGCCTACCACCAGATGGACAAGAAGCGCCGCTGAGAGCCGCAAAAATCAAGAAAACGGGCGCCGAAAGGCGCCCTTTTTTGTTGCATTCTTCGCTCTGGAGGCACGCATGACGCGTTCAGGGTAGCATTACGTCAACGCGCAGGCCCTCGCCCGGGCGAGACTTGATGTTCAGCTGACCCCGGTGCCGCTGAATGATGTGCTTGACGATGGCAAGGCCGAGCCCGGTGCCCTTTTTCTTGCGACTGGCCTCGGCGTCGATGCGGTAGAAGCGCTCGGTCATGCGCGGCACATGCTCGGGCTCGACGCCCGGACCGTGGTCGATGATGCTGACCATGGTGCGCATGCCCAGATGTTGGACAGGCGTCAGACTGACTTCGACGCGCTTGCCGTCGGCGCCATATTTGATCGCGTTGTCGATCAGGTTTTCGAACACCTCGTAAAGCTGGCCACGATCACCGGTGACCATGACCGGCGTGTCAGGCAAGGACATCACGATCTCAAGCTCGGCCGCCTTGGCCTGGGTCTGCAAGCCTTCGCGGACTTCGCGCAGCAAGGCGCTGAGATCCACCGAACCGGTGGGGCGCACATGCTGGTGCATTTCGATGCGGGACAGGCTCAGGAGATCGTCGATCAGCCGGCTCATGCGATCGGCCTGGCTGCGCATGATGCCGAGGAATTTCTCGCGCGCGGCGGTGTCGCGGGCGGCGGGGCCCAGGAGGGTGTCGATGAAGCCGATCAGCGAGGCAAGCGGGGTGCGCAATTCGTGGCTGGCATTGGCGATGAAATCGGTGCGCAGGGCATCGACGCGCTTCAGTTCCGTCAAACTCTGGAAGGTGACCAGAAGCTGGCGGTTGGCATCGGCAAACCAGTCCCGATCGGGCCTGCGGAGCGGCGAAACAACCACGCGATCCCACGTCTCGGAGGGAACGGTCTCGTGCAGTTCCAGGCTGCGCGGCTCACCGCTGCGCTGGCAGCCCTCGATGGCGGCGACAAGATCGGGGTTGCGCATGACGAGCGTCATGGCGCGACCGGTCAGAAGGTTCGGATATTGCCGCGCGGCGGCGGCATTTCGGTAGAGCACGGCGCCACGGGCATCGAGCACCAGAGCCGGATCGCCAAGGGCTTCGACGAATGAGGGGAGCGACTGCTGATCGATGACGCTCGGGACCGGCATCGGCGCGACACGCTCGACCGTGTGGGTGACTGTGATGACCGGCTGCTTCAGCAAAGCCAGCAACACAACCAGCACGGCCAGACCTGCAGCCGCGAAATCGAGGCGCAGGCCACCGAAAAGGACAAAGGCCGCAACGACCAGGATGAGCCCGACCAGTAGCGGCAGATGCCCAACAAGACGCGCCAGCGGCGTATCTGGTTTGTCGGTCAGTCTGGTGCTGCGGAGATCATCCATGTCTTGGGGTCGAATCAATGCTCAGCCCGCCACTTGCGCGGGAGAGAAGTTCATAGCACGGTCTTTATGACAGCGGAGAGACAGCGTGACCGATCCCATCGAGAGCTTTGACATCAATGATCCCGAGCTGCCCAAGGCGATCAGGAAAGCCGCCTTTGGCTCGGGCGGGTTCCCGTACGACACGAAGCTCGACGACGACGAGTATGACACGCAGATGTATGCACTGCAAAAGCAGCTCGTTCTGCACCAGGCCCATATGGCCAATGCCGGATCACGCACCATCATTCTCTTCGAGGGACGCGACGCCGCCGGCAAGGGCGGCACGATCGAGCGGTTTCTGGAAAATCTCAACCGCCGCTACAATTTTAGCGTCGCCCTGCCCAAGCCGAGCGACCGTGAAGCGACGCAATGGTATTTCCAGCGCTATGTCGACTGGCTGCCGGCCGCTGGCGAAATGGTCCTTTTCGACCGATCCTGGTACAATCGCGCTGTCGTCGAACCAGTGATGGGTTTCTGCACGCCCGAGCAGACCGAGCATTTTCTGGAAGAAGCGCCGGAATTCGAGAAGCGCCTGACGAGAGACGGCATCAGAGTCTTCAAGTTCTGGCTGTCGATCGGCAGGGAAATGCAGCTCAAGCGCTTCCACGACCGCCGGCACGATCCGCTCAAGGGATGGAAGCTGTCTCCTGTCGATCTCAAGGCGCTTACCAAGTGGGACGAATATTCGGCGGCACGGGACCGGATGCTGAAGCGCACCGATAGCGATCATGCTCCCTGGACGGTGATCCGCGCCAATGACAAGAACCGCCTGCGGCTCAATGCCATCCGCACCGTGCTGCACGGCCTCGACTACGAAGGCAAGGACGAGCGGGAAATCGGCGCGATAGACCGAAAGATCGTGATGAGCGCCGATGAGTTTGAAAAGGTACGGGGGGAGTAAAGCCCGCGCCTCGCGGCGCCCCACGTTCCTCGTCACCACCGGGTTTGCTCCAGTGGTTCGGGCCTGTTCCCATGGGATTGCCGGGACAAGCCCGGCAATGACGCAGCTGGCACCCGGCGCCGCGGGAAAAACAAACGGGCGCCAAATTCAATCAGCGGGGCGGCGGCTTGCGGCCCTCGGGACAAGCCCGAGGGCGGCACTGTGTTTGTTGCTGGCGCGGCGCCAACCAGAACGTCAATTCACCCTTTTGCATGACGGGTTCGGTCGTCCCGTTTCACACACCCGGCGCGGCCCTCGGGTCAAGCCCGAGGGCGGCACTGGGTTTGTTGCTGGCATGGCGCCAACCAGATCGTCCATTCACCCTTGTGCATGACGGGTTCGGTCGTCCTGTTTCACACACCCGGCGCGGCCCTCGGGTCAGGCCCGAGGGCGCTACTTCGCCTGTTGCAGGTCAGGCGCCAATCAGAATGCCCACTCGCCCTTGCGCATGACGGGTTCGGTGGTGCCGTCGGCGTGCACGCCGTCGATGTCGACCTGATCCGAACCGATCATCCAGTCGATGTGAATGAGGCTCTTGTTGCCGCCCTGGGCGAAAATCTGGTCCTGGGTGAGCGTCTTGCCATTCTCGAAACAGTCGGCGTAGCACTGGCCCATGGCGATGTGGCAGGAGGCGTTTTCGTCGTAGAGGGTGTTGTAGAAGAGAATGCCCGACGCCGAGATCGGAGAGGAATGCGGGACAAGGGCGACCTCCCCGAGGCGACGCGCGCCTTCGTCGGTATCGAGCACCTTGTTGAAGACTTCCTGACCCTTGGTAGCCTTGAGCTCGACCATGCGGCCTTCCTCGAAGCGGGCCTGGATATTCTCGATCAGGGTGCCGTTGTGAGACAGCGGCTTGGTCGCGGCCACGGTGCCCTCGACGCGCAGCCGATGCGGAGTGGTGAAGACTTCCTCGGTGGGAATGTTGGGGTTGCACGTCACGCCATTCTTGGCTTCGGACGCGCCCCCTTTCCAGCGGTGGCCGTCGGCAAGGCCAACGGTGAGATCGGTACCCGGACCCTTGTATTTGAGCGAAGCGAACTTCTTGCCGTTGAGCCAGGTCCAGCGCGCCTTGAGGTTGGCGTTGTGCTGCTTCCACTCCGCGATGGGATCGGCACGATCGACACGGCTTGCCTTGAAGATCGCGTCGGCAAGCTTTGCAATGGCTACATCTTCCGGATCGTTCGGGAAGACCAGCTTGGCCCAGTTGGGCGTGGGATAGGAGACGATGTTCCAATTGATATCGAAACCGGTGATCAGCTCGAGCGCCGGGCGATAGGCGGCCGAATTGGCGCGGTTGGCACGGCTGACCTTTTCCGGATCTTCGTTGGCCAGCATCATCGGGTTGTCGCCCGAAATGGCGAGACGCGCGGCGTTGTTCTTGTAGGCCTCGGCCATGCCGGCATAAAGCCAGCCCGCGGCACGATCAAAGCTGAGATCGCGGGCATGGCGGAACCGCGAGAGCGTCGCTTCTTCGTCCGAATAGATCGTGGTGACGACGCCAGCGCCGGCCTTGTAGGCGTGCTCGGTGATCCGGCGGACCAGCGGTGCAGCGGTCATCGGCCCGGTGATGATCAGGTCCTGCCCTTCGGCGAGCTGCAAGCCAACCTTGATGGCGACTTCGCCAAGCTTGTCGAGTTTGACCGGATCGATGGGTGAATTGCTCATTGGGCGGGAAGCCTTCTTGCTCTTGAATCAATTGGAACGAGCCTAGCCTCCCCGATACCGACGCGCTACCCCGAGCGGCCCAGCATCCAGTTTGACGCCGATCAAAGCATTGCGTGTTGCGCAGTGCGAAAACCATGGCGAACAACAGGAGATGGTCATGATCCCAATTCAAATCCTCATCGTCGCAGTTGGATGCGTATTCGGCGTCTTCGCCGCAGCGGTCGGTTTTGCCCAGGTCAAGACACGCGGGATGGTAGCGCCCGGCGCACTGAAAGTGGATTGAGGGCCAGACTTCGGGTGGGATGGTAGAGGCCAGAGGCGACTATCCCAGACCGGAGTGACGGCCCGGGCTGGCGCTGGCGAAACGTTCTCGTCCTGACGCCCTGACATTTACAGCATTGGCAAAGGCGGACGGTTTGGCTACAAACCGTCCGCCGCTTCATTTCGAACAAGGGGGGCTGTGTATGAAACTACCGTACTATTCGTCCCTCGCCGGCGACGTCCGACCTTAGGTC comes from the Devosia lucknowensis genome and includes:
- the argF gene encoding ornithine carbamoyltransferase, coding for MTTGSLNHFLSIDDFSYAELRGMLNQATALKARLKDGDRPQLLKDKVLAMIFERQSTRTRVSFDVGMRQLGGQTLMLSGQEMQLSREETLADTAKVMSRYVDAIMIRILSHADLLELAEAATVPVINGLTRRAHPCQIMADLMTFEEHRGDIRGAKIAWVGDSNNVLHSWVNAAELFECELTIAVPDEYSPEKDLMQDITRAGKYAKLIEDPREAVEGADLVITDTWVSMGDVDAAERRRVLKPYQVNTNLMSLANKDALFMHCLPAHRGDEVTDEVIDGPQSVVFDEAENRLHAQKAVLCWAFGVETN
- a CDS encoding GcrA family cell cycle regulator, with product MGWTDERVELLKKLWMEGLSASQIAAELGEGVTRNAVIGKVHRLKLSARAKPTNTTPRARPAAARPAAPRRVTGQTSGATPMSAKPRVSMARPQVMGATALAAAPEMETELYVAPAAAELFIPEDKRLNLLQLNEHTCKWPIGDPLTKDFYFCGQHSLETGPYCEFHSRRAYHQMDKKRR
- a CDS encoding aspartate aminotransferase family protein — protein: MSALYGTYARSDLAFERGEGMRLYDQQGREYLDFHSGIAVNALGHGDPHLVAALKAAADKVWHTSNVFTIPEQERLGQRLVDSTFADKVFFTNSGAEALECAIKTARHYFFAKGQPDRYEVIAFTGSFHGRTMGTIAAGGNPSYLEGFGPPMPGFKHTAPGDLEAVKALVGPQTCAILIEPVQGEGGVTAMSTEFLQGLRKICDENDMLLIFDEVQCGFGRTGRFFAFEWAGVTPDIVAVAKAIGGGFPLGACLATEAAAASMVPGTHGSTYGGNPLGCAMGNAVLDRILAPGFLDNVAQMGQRLAWHLQQLAQKYPDYVLELRGKGLLAGIKISPPVRDFVSRLRDDHQLLTIGAGDNVLRLLPPLILTEADIELAMEKLGAAFDAIEAETASTAAAG
- a CDS encoding ATP-binding protein translates to MDDLRSTRLTDKPDTPLARLVGHLPLLVGLILVVAAFVLFGGLRLDFAAAGLAVLVVLLALLKQPVITVTHTVERVAPMPVPSVIDQQSLPSFVEALGDPALVLDARGAVLYRNAAAARQYPNLLTGRAMTLVMRNPDLVAAIEGCQRSGEPRSLELHETVPSETWDRVVVSPLRRPDRDWFADANRQLLVTFQSLTELKRVDALRTDFIANASHELRTPLASLIGFIDTLLGPAARDTAAREKFLGIMRSQADRMSRLIDDLLSLSRIEMHQHVRPTGSVDLSALLREVREGLQTQAKAAELEIVMSLPDTPVMVTGDRGQLYEVFENLIDNAIKYGADGKRVEVSLTPVQHLGMRTMVSIIDHGPGVEPEHVPRMTERFYRIDAEASRKKKGTGLGLAIVKHIIQRHRGQLNIKSRPGEGLRVDVMLP
- a CDS encoding glycosyltransferase, which produces MSAATSLMQALLAPGSTPQDAYYALDQAFAAQVDPLHWCAVHLGVSDAEIMRRVADWAGLSFLDAVPRIDRLDLAPARLESLAEVRIYRTRLPGRDVLFAAPDFYGVLRLRAAQASRPHLSRILCLVPATAFRTFIVDQAGQALLDGARQTMARRWPRAAAQLDLTRWARWTFAIMLMAVTGLLLVAPLWGWEWFAPIWLALVVVPALLRLAALCSPPDPELAPVVPPTDDSDLPIYSVLVPLRDEASMVGQLHAALAKIDYPPEKLEVMFVVEAVSASTIAAVKRHLVDARFSLVVVPDAAPRTKPKALAFALPLCRGEFLVVYDAEDRPEPDQLRRVIDQFRRDPDLACIQARLVIDNGGAIALPSLFAGEYAGLFAVLLPALARWGFVMPLGGTSNHFRTDVLRELGGWDAFNVTEDADLGVRLARRGLRCGTSVSATYETAPTTFSPWLGQRTRWMKGWMQTYAVHNRHSGALVRDLGLRGWAMFQVVLLGMILAPLLHAGFLLVLFVHLLRGEAALPMAELWPIACLFVLVTGHACAVATNLVGLHRTGQRHLWLWQVLLPAYWLLIAFATLRAMREFVRRPFHWFKSPHSAGIPEGRPLLQAPPRKRTGLSHERAI
- a CDS encoding helix-turn-helix transcriptional regulator, coding for MNADIMSTIEAIQKQSDPEVILRIIFKTIGNYGFERFIISGLPDSGVDVRPFVLLSGWEDEWYRRYTDQGYVHLDPVARHCFSTALPFDWSDAPYDRENDGSARRVMQEARDFGMDEGLCIPVHMEGGMQGVVSLAGQTSHLDEKARLELHMLALYAHGRLRYLNSHVDCPNARRIITAREAEILKWAAAGKTASEIADITGLTARTVNQHCENAQKRMGTNNRLHTVVEAIRHKLITL
- the ppk2 gene encoding polyphosphate kinase 2, producing the protein MTDPIESFDINDPELPKAIRKAAFGSGGFPYDTKLDDDEYDTQMYALQKQLVLHQAHMANAGSRTIILFEGRDAAGKGGTIERFLENLNRRYNFSVALPKPSDREATQWYFQRYVDWLPAAGEMVLFDRSWYNRAVVEPVMGFCTPEQTEHFLEEAPEFEKRLTRDGIRVFKFWLSIGREMQLKRFHDRRHDPLKGWKLSPVDLKALTKWDEYSAARDRMLKRTDSDHAPWTVIRANDKNRLRLNAIRTVLHGLDYEGKDEREIGAIDRKIVMSADEFEKVRGE
- a CDS encoding Hsp33 family molecular chaperone yields the protein MTESLLSSLGLDRPETGDDAVVPFTLEKLDTRGRVVRLGDALDTILSRHDYPVPVARLLGEAVVLASLIGSSLKFEGRFIMQTQTNGPVNLIVVDFDAPDGVRGYARYDHDALLKASEAGSTSPADLLGKGHLAMTIDQGAYTERYQGIVALDGNSLEEVAHTYFMQSEQIPTQVRLAVAQMTTRGDHRPRWRAGGMLVQHLPENGMSVMADLPGDGNFDNPDSADPDFVEADGWAEAKALLGTVGDLELTDPDLSPERLLFRLYHETGVRVFPPQDLVERCTCSADRIEDMLANSFSEEEREEMAVEGEIEVVCEFCSTAYRFNPHQFQ